A window of Solanum stenotomum isolate F172 chromosome 3, ASM1918654v1, whole genome shotgun sequence contains these coding sequences:
- the LOC125860445 gene encoding E3 ubiquitin-protein ligase SIS3-like, with the protein MAMRGVDFKWYDGFFLSMLATSIIIVAINWKRYHLCIYPLHIWIVVDYTAVFVFRLLMFVDNGLAAGMGLDFGWQQRYGRFCGRIAVLSVLALLLYPFLWAWTIIGTLWFTSARNCLPEEGQKWGFLIWLLFSYCGLMCIACISTGKWLARRQAHLLRAQQGIPISEFGVLVDMIRVPDWAFEAAGQEMRGMGQDATSYHPGLYLSQAQREAVEALIQELPMFRMKAVPTDCSECPICLEEFDVGNEVRGLPCAHNFHVACIDEWLRLNVKCPRCRCSVFPNLDLSALSNIPADLERSSTNVLTAARYVRSQPSSQSYLLRLQGFLRPVRTEDAGPSSEENAAAQSRVENGAPTSAPDNDRNVEHVEVVVEHSPRQL; encoded by the exons ATGGCGATGAGAGgagttgattttaaatg GTATGATGGGTTCTTCCTGTCAATGCTGGCTACTAGTAT AATCATTGTAGCTATCAACTGGAAACGATACCATCTTTGTATATACCCATTGCATATCTGGATCGTG GTTGACTATACAGCAGTGTTTGTGTTTCGGCTGTTGATGTTTGTAGATAATGGACTTGCTGCTGGAATGGGATT GGATTTTGGTTGGCAGCAAAGATATGGTCGGTTTTGTGGAAGAATAGCTGTTCTTTCAGTTCTTGCCTTGCTTCTTTACCCCTTTCTTTGGGCTTGGACCATCATTGGGACGTTATGGTTCACTAGTGCAAGAAACTGC CTTCCAGAAGAAGGCCAAAAGTGGGGCTTCCTAATATGGTTGCTGTTCAGCTACTGTGGACTCATGTGCATAGCTTGCATATCGACAGGGAAG TGGTTAGCTAGAAGGCAAGCCCATTTATTGCGCGCTCAACAAGGAATTCCTATTTCAGAATTTGGG GTGTTAGTTGACATGATCAGAGTGCCAGATTGGGCATTTGAAGCTGCTGGCCAGGAGATGAGAGGTATGGGCCAAGATGCTACTTCATACCATCCAGGACTTTATTTGAGCCAAGCTCAG AGAGAAGCAGTGGAGGCGCTCATTCAAGAACTTCCTATGTTCAGGATGAAGGCTGTTCCTACAGACTGCAGTGAGTGCCCTATCTGTTTGGAAGAGTTTGATGTCGGAAATGAG GTCCGTGGTCTCCCTTGTGCTCACAACTTTcatgttgcatgcattgatgAATGGCTTCGCCTAAACGTGAAATGCCCTAGATGCCGTTGTTCTGTTTTTCCAAATCTTGATCTCAGTGCTTTGTCAAATATCCCTGCTGATCTAGAAAGGTCATCAACCAACGTCTTGACAGCAGCCCGGTATGTGAGATCCCAACCTTCCAGCCAGAGCTATCTGCTGAGATTGCAAGGTTTTCTCCGCCCTGTGCGCACAGAGGATGCTGGTCCAAGCAGCGAGGAAAATGCAGCTGCTCAATCAAGAGTTGAGAACGGAGCCCCAACATCAGCACCTGACAACGATAGAAATGTAGAGCATGTGGAAGTCGTGGTGGAGCATTCTCCAAGACAGCTGTAA
- the LOC125857864 gene encoding uncharacterized protein LOC125857864 — translation MLQQIVSGSRCAVCSATRPFILHLLPYRGIHRHLCTACVLDSHPGSFCPICFDVFLHNPPPPRLRLLCLKCPSISHLSCVPDAPSGYLCPLCSNPNFTFFYVTPTNNAIEINTHLAKQLVAAATIVSESIHNAAVMARINADIRVKEALSAKAEAKQVLDRLKYMIDNQNHHKFSPILVSDSSGNDTGENRIYEVKGGSSQSSDDSDTIDD, via the coding sequence ATGCTGCAGCAAATTGTTTCCGGCAGCCGATGCGCGGTTTGCTCCGCCACTCGCCCCTTCATCCTCCACCTTCTCCCTTACAGAGGTATTCACCGTCATCTCTGCACCGCCTGTGTACTGGATTCCCACCCCGGTTCCTTCTGTCCCATCTGTTTCGATGTCTTCCTCCATAACCCTCCTCCCCCTCGTCTCCGTCTCTTATGCCTAAAATGCCCCTCTATTTCACACCTCTCTTGTGTACCTGATGCTCCTTCTGGTTACTTATGCCCTCTTTGTTCTAACCCTAATTTTACTTTCTTCTATGTTACTCCCACTAATAACGCTATTGAAATCAACACACATTTGGCTAAACAGTTGGTTGCCGCTGCTACAATTGTTTCTGAATCTATTCACAATGCTGCCGTTATGGCCAGGATTAATGCTGACATTAGGGTTAAGGAAGCTCTGTCAGCTAAGGCTGAAGCTAAACAAGTTTTGGATAGGCTTAAGTATATGATTGACAACCAAAATCATCACAAATTCTCGCCTATACTTGTTTCTGATTCTTCAGGTAACGATACAGGGGAAAATAGGATATATGAAGTAAAAGGAGGATCTTCTCAATCTTCAGATGATTCTGATACCATTGATGATTAG
- the LOC125860459 gene encoding 4-hydroxybenzoate polyprenyltransferase, mitochondrial → MALYRRLSRNRHVFRRHSIAALYSSGDLTNPSPTVLHSPLINPFQFSSSGDHNHTLNSRKLLTFYSPHSSRIELSGFRQVLHFSTLANSEEKKKNEQQKPSWVDTYLPQKIRPYAHLARLDKPIGTWLLAWPCMWSIALAAPPGSLPDVKMMTLFGCGALLLRGAGCTVNDLLDRDIDTKVERTRSRPVASGVLTPFQGLTFLGFQLLLGLGILLQLNNYSRILGASSLLLVFSYPLMKRFTFWPQAFLGLTFNWGALLGWAAIKGSIDLAVVLPLYASGVFWTLVYDTIYAHQDKEDDLKVGVKSTALRFGDSTKEWISGFGLACISSLALSGINADIGWPYYAFLTAASGQLAWQIWIVDLSSRADCNRKFVSNKWFGAFIFGGILFGRLL, encoded by the exons ATGGCACTGTATCGCCGCCTTTCTCGGAATCGCCATGTCTTCCGTCGGCACTCTATCGCTGCTCTGTATTCTTCCGGCGACCTAACAAACCCTAGCCCAACTGTTCTTCATTCTCCGTTAATAAACCCctttcaattttcttcttctggTGATCATAATCACACCCTCAATTCTAGAAAATTGCTGACATTTTACTCTCCACATTCTTCAAGAATTGAACTTTCAGGGTTCCGCCAAGTTCTTCACTTTTCAACCTTAGCTAATtcggaagagaagaagaagaatgagcaGCAAAAGCCTTCTTGGGTTGATACTTATTTGCCCCAAAAAATTAGACCTTATGCCCATCTTGCCCGACTTGATAAACCTATTGGCACTTGGTTACTCGCTTGGCCTTGCATGTG GTCGATTGCTTTGGCTGCTCCACCTGGGAGCCTCCCTGATGTGAAAATGATGACACTATTTGGTTGCGGGGCCTTGCTTTTGCGAGGTGCTGGATGTACAGTTAACGATCTTCTTGATCGAGATATCGATACTAAG GTGGAAAGAACAAGGTCGAGGCCAGTTGCTAGTGGTGTCTTGACACCCTTTCAGGGACTCACTTTTCTTGGGTTCCAATTGCTATTAGGTCTTGGGATTCTTTTGCAATTGAATAATTATag CCGCATTTTGGGTGCTTCATCCCTGTTACTGGTCTTCTCATACCCCCTCATGAAGAGGTTTACATTTTGG CCTCAAGCCTTTCTTGGTTTAACTTTCAACTGGGGAGCTTTGTTAGGTTGGGCTGCGATTAAAGGAAGTATTGATCTTGCAGTTGTGCTTCCTTTATATGCGTCCGGTGTGTTTTGGACGCTTGTATATGACACAATATATGCACATCAG GATAAAGAAGATGATCTCAAAGTGGGTGTCAAATCTACAGCCTTGAGATTTGGAGATTCCACAAAAGAATGGATCAGTGGGTTTGGATTAGCATGCATCAGCAGTCTTGCTCTTTCCGGAATTAATGCTGATATTG GATGGCCATACTACGCCTTTTTGACAGCTGCTTCTGGCCAATTGGCTTGGCAAATTTGGATTGTTGACCTTTCATCTCGTGCAGACTGCAACAGAAA ATTTGTTTCCAACAAATGGTTTGGTGCATTTATCTTTGGTGGGATTCTCTTTGGACGACTATTGTGA
- the LOC125860693 gene encoding F-box protein SKIP23-like translates to MGDWSETNYDMLVLIAKRFNLIEDYLNFASVCKSWRCAATKENFNTNLARVPWLMLAEEEGNSNRQLVSPYNGMIMKKKIPKASGKRCMETMGWLVMVGKEEGEISLLHPFSGVQIELPHQNTTENYHTHHQTGDLWTYFHKAVLSASPSHTSDYLLMVIEGDVKFLSYWRPGNLQWTRIINTSLHVAHRDVIYFDGKFYAVDWSGRVLVCDIESNQTQVVAQLAREYNGEESYIVESLGTLFIVVRYGVGIRYITDDSERIPLTLTQDDIFDDLDEELTYGTTNIRVFEVDLVTGKLTQTKELGDTAFFIGHNASRSVQPSQFPGIKPNHIYFTDDYWESYLVFEEGGGLDMGVFNLADGTILPFPHYKGVSLSPVCPPTWVTPTLC, encoded by the coding sequence ATGGGTGATTGGTCAGAAACTAATTATGATATGTTGGTTCTCATAGCTAAGCGTTTCAATTTAATTGAAGATTACCTAAATTTTGCCTCTGTCTGCAAATCGTGGCGATGTGCGGCCACCAAGGAGAATTTTAACACTAATCTGGCTAGAGTTCCGTGGCTGATGTTAGCTGAGGAAGAAGGCAATTCAAATCGACAGTTGGTTAGCCCTTATAATGGCATgattatgaagaagaagattccaAAAGCCAGCGGAAAAAGATGTATGGAGACTATGGGATGGCTTGTTATGGTAGGAAAAGAAGAAGGTGAGATTAGTTTGTTACATCCCTTCTCTGGTGTTCAAATCGAATTGCCCCATCAAAATACCACCGAAAATTATCATACTCACCACCAAACTGGCGACCTGTGGACCTATTTTCACAAGGCAGTTTTGTCTGCTAGTCCTTCTCACACATCAGACTACCTTCTCATGGTAATTGAGGGAGATGTCAAGTTCCTCAGTTATTGGAGGCCAGGCAACTTGCAATGGACTAGGATTATAAATACATCCCTCCACGTTGCACATCGTGATGTCATATATTTTGATGGCAAATTTTATGCAGTTGATTGGAGTGGTCGAGTTCTAGTTTGTGATATTGAATCCAATCAGACACAAGTAGTTGCACAACTAGCTAGGGAATATAATGGGGAAGAGTCGTACATAGTAGAATCACTAGGAACATTATTTATAGTTGTGCGTTACGGTGTTGGGATAAGATACATTACAGATGATAGCGAGAGGATTCCATTGACACTTACCCAAGATGATATTTTTGATGATCTTGATGAGGAATTAACTTATGGGACAACAAATATTCGAGTTTTTGAGGTAGATTTAGTTACTGGCAAATTGACGCAAACTAAAGAATTAGGGGACACAGCTTTTTTTATTGGTCATAATGCTTCTCGCTCTGTTCAACCTTCTCAATTTCCTGGAATCAagccaaatcatatttattttaccgATGATTATTGGGAATCATACCTTGTATTTGAAGAAGGGGGTGGCTTGGACATGGGTGTTTTCAACTTAGCTGATGGCACCATCCTCCCCTTCCCACACTACAAGGGTGTCTCTTTAAGTCCTGTTTGTCCTCCAACTTGGGTCACACCAACCCTATGTTGA
- the LOC125860629 gene encoding CASP-like protein 4A3 isoform X2 codes for MEKSNSNSSSTSNSNHHRNFPKHNSHLSMSDTDSQVSQMDSFHSPLRFESLLCSDDPLPDHRATKSLSSKALVSVEKYYSPVRSPHKLSLENLSSPPTPTQPSEAGNKDRNSQGVYFSRPGREDVTNGVTKVGPVRGGDVEGGEMEGERPPRTGRSKRELTLTRAALGFRVCEFVLCLISFSVMAADKTEGWSGDSFDRYKEYRYCVAVNAIGFAYSGIQVFDLIYNLASRKHFLSHYTRYHFDFLMDQFIVVIGKLLLTRYWLI; via the exons atggagaaatcaAATTCCAATTCAAGTTCAACTTCCAACTCCAATCACCACCGGAATTTTCCGAAGCATAATAGCCACTTATCAATGTCGGACACTGACTCACAGGTGAGTCAAATGGACTCCTTCCACTCACCACTCCGTTTCGAATCGCTGTTGTGTTCCGATGACCCTCTCCCCGATCACCGTGCCACGAAATCGCTCTCTTCAAAAGCCCTGGTTTCTGTAGAAAAGTACTACTCTCCAGTTCGATCTCCGCATAAACTTTCCTTGGAGAATTTAAGCTCACCTCCGACACCTACTCAGCCGTCGGAAGCCGGAAACAAGGATCGGAATTCTCAGGGAGTTTATTTTAGTAGGCCGGGTAGGGAGGATGTAACTAACGGAGTGACCAAAGTGGGACCGGTTCGTGGTGGTGACGTGGAAGGTGGAGAAATGGAAGGGGAGAGACCTCCGAGGACAGGGCGTTCGAAGAGGGAATTGACGCTGACCAGAGCGgcgttagggtttagggtttgtgagTTTGTTTtgtgcttgatttccttctcaGTTATGGCAGCTGATAAAACTGAAGGTTGGAgtggtgactcttttgatcgatACAAAGAGTACAG GTATTGTGTTGCTGTGAATGCTATTGGATTTGCATATTCTGGAATTCAAGTGTTTGATCTGATTTACAATTTAGCAAGTCGGAAACACTTCCTCTCTCACTACACGCGATATCATTTTGATTTCTTAATGGATCAG TTCATAGTGGTGATCGGAAAACTACTTCTAACCAG ATATTGGCTTATCTGA
- the LOC125860629 gene encoding CASP-like protein 4A3 isoform X1: MEKSNSNSSSTSNSNHHRNFPKHNSHLSMSDTDSQVSQMDSFHSPLRFESLLCSDDPLPDHRATKSLSSKALVSVEKYYSPVRSPHKLSLENLSSPPTPTQPSEAGNKDRNSQGVYFSRPGREDVTNGVTKVGPVRGGDVEGGEMEGERPPRTGRSKRELTLTRAALGFRVCEFVLCLISFSVMAADKTEGWSGDSFDRYKEYRYCVAVNAIGFAYSGIQVFDLIYNLASRKHFLSHYTRYHFDFLMDQILAYLIMSASSSAATRAYDWISNWGKDEFTEMASASIGVSFLAFTAFAFSSLISGYNFCNRNAS; encoded by the exons atggagaaatcaAATTCCAATTCAAGTTCAACTTCCAACTCCAATCACCACCGGAATTTTCCGAAGCATAATAGCCACTTATCAATGTCGGACACTGACTCACAGGTGAGTCAAATGGACTCCTTCCACTCACCACTCCGTTTCGAATCGCTGTTGTGTTCCGATGACCCTCTCCCCGATCACCGTGCCACGAAATCGCTCTCTTCAAAAGCCCTGGTTTCTGTAGAAAAGTACTACTCTCCAGTTCGATCTCCGCATAAACTTTCCTTGGAGAATTTAAGCTCACCTCCGACACCTACTCAGCCGTCGGAAGCCGGAAACAAGGATCGGAATTCTCAGGGAGTTTATTTTAGTAGGCCGGGTAGGGAGGATGTAACTAACGGAGTGACCAAAGTGGGACCGGTTCGTGGTGGTGACGTGGAAGGTGGAGAAATGGAAGGGGAGAGACCTCCGAGGACAGGGCGTTCGAAGAGGGAATTGACGCTGACCAGAGCGgcgttagggtttagggtttgtgagTTTGTTTtgtgcttgatttccttctcaGTTATGGCAGCTGATAAAACTGAAGGTTGGAgtggtgactcttttgatcgatACAAAGAGTACAG GTATTGTGTTGCTGTGAATGCTATTGGATTTGCATATTCTGGAATTCAAGTGTTTGATCTGATTTACAATTTAGCAAGTCGGAAACACTTCCTCTCTCACTACACGCGATATCATTTTGATTTCTTAATGGATCAG ATATTGGCTTATCTGATAATGTCAGCATCTTCTTCAGCTGCAACGAGGGCATATGACTGGATATCAAATTGGGGAAAAGATGAGTTTACAGAGATGGCATCTGCATCTATTGGGGTGTCCTTCCTGGCTTTTACGGCCTTTGCATTTAGCTCTCTCATTTCTGGTTACAACTTCTGCAACAGAAACGCCTCATGA